The genomic interval GGCCGCGGAGTCACCCCAACGGCTCGAATGAGGCGCGGCCGGCAGGAAGGCAAGGAGCTGATGGGTTTGGGGACTAATGGGGATGAATCGGCAGCTGCCTACATTTGCAGGTGGGTAAAAAGCGAAGCAAGGCCGGTCAGAAGTGGAGGTTGAGGGAAGGTGAAGAGGCAGCCCACAGCAGGGCCCGTAGAAGGGAGGATGAGGgactggggcggggtggggggggacagcgGCCAATGGGGCAGATTTCGGAGTCAGGTCCCGCTACAAGCGACATGGCGTGCCGGTGTCAGAGAGGCGGAGAATAGGGCCCCAGGAAGCAGCAAAGCACGGATGTGGATGTCCTTGACCTAAAGTGAAGGACCCAGAGAGATGTGCACTGAAGtcctcggtggggggggggggggggggggggtgcagctgAGGTGACCCAGAGGCAGTCAGGGGCTGGGTCACGTAAGGGCATCTACCATCTACGGATTCTGCGATGGCATTGGTCTCATTTGCGGAGGACGCCCGTCTGAGTGTGTGAATGCTAAGAGGCTTTTGTACCCTCTTCAAAAGTCTTGAGATTTATAGATGGTGCAATCACTTCCCATGTCCCATTCCATCCTCTGGAAGAAGTAGACCGTGGTGCTTTCCACCAGTAAGCCACTAAAGATGGCCAGAAAGGAGAGCTTTCGGCTGATATTCAGGGTCACTGGAAAAGAACAGACAACCAGTAAGTCCTTAAGAGTTTAACTAAGTGATGTCGGCATGTAAAGTACGTGGCATTCTGAATGGAACTCTTTTGTAAAGCTGTTTTTGAGAAAAACCTCTATTTGTTCTTATTAACTGGTGCTGTTATCCTCTCCCACTTTTTTAAAATCTACGGACCTctggagagaaacaaagcatgtgCCGATAACACACGAAgtttctcctcctgaaatcaaGACACGGATTTCCATGAATACTGAGGGAGAAAATTAAGAACAGATTTTAAGGTTATAAAGAGATcgacaatggggcgcctgggtggctcagtcggttgagcgaccgacttcagctcaggtcatgatctcgcagtccgtgagttcgagccctgcattgggctctgtgttgacagctcagagcctggagccagtttcggattctgtgtctccctctctctctgaccctcccccgttcatgctctgtctctctctgtctccaaaataaataaatgttaaaaaaaaaaaaaaaaaaaaaagagatcgacaaaacaaaacaaaaacaaacaaacccggAGACTCTCTGTTTAACAGTAAGCATTACGATAAAAGGTATCAGGTAGCAGCCTCATTTAAAATAACCCTTCTCACAATGGATGGGGAAAATGAAGACCCCCAAGGCTGCTCATCCCTTCTTTGGTGTGGTAGGAGCTATGCTTCCTGGCTTGATGACTGCCCCGCCACGTACATTTGGACAAGTCATCCGCAAAGCGGAGGGTAATAACGGCTGCCCTACTGACCCCATGGCACTGAGATGTTGCCCATGAAGGCATTCTGAGAACTAAAAAATACCACGTGGTTAACGTGAACAAATACCAACTACGCGCTCTGAATAAGGCATTAGAGGAGTGCCAGGCCCTGTTATTATTCTATGAAGAATTCCAGAGTTTAACAGGTTTGGCAAGAGCGTGTCGGAGGCGCACGGCTTTAAGCTTGCGTGTGGGCTGAAAGCGGAAAAGACaggataaaatataaacatacctCTGATTGCCTGAAAATTGGATGTAAGGACAAATACTTTGATGAGTCTGAGGCACAGGGATGTGTAGTCGTGCTCCCAAATGACGGCTGGAATCAGCAAGAGTTTTCCATAGCTCGACAACAATAATGCTTTCAGCAGCAAAATGAAGTCGGGTTTTTTTTTCGCTGTCGTCGGTCGTTCTACCCACAGGAAAGTAAAGATGCCAGTAAAAAAGGCAGCTTGTTCTAAGGAGGGAATGGAGGACAAACACATGAATGTCCCTATCTGAACCATATCTCTCTAAAACCAAATAAGCCACAATTCCAAAATACAACGTACAGGCTGACTTCATTAGAATTGCTTTATCGagatcaaattttctttttcctccctccttcttttttttttttttaaataagcctcTGCCTTTTGTGTCAAATCCTGCTGGTATGATTTCAGAAACATAGTTCAACAGTTCTTTCGTGGAGTATTTCATCACCCACCGAAGCAAAAGTCAGTCCGTTAGGATTGTGATCATCAGCTCTCTGAAGTTCTTTCTAGGAAGTAAGACTCTGTTTAGGTATTTTCAGTGTTCGAGACCTCCACAGAAAGAATAATACAGGAACATGGAGGCTTTTTTTAAGTCCGAAAGACGGGACCCAGCCTAAGAATTGCATATGAAGatgtttttctttgctcattcttccactatttattgaatacctagtATCTACAAGATTTTGAATACTGTTATCTAAATTTAAAACTTCCTTAATTCATGTTAACATGCTTTCTGAGTGCAATTCCCTATCCTTCCAGAAAGTATTCATAGACAGAGTCCAGTACAGGAGAAGCCACAGTTCCACTGGGTCCACAGAACAGAGCACGGGCTGTTCTATTCCCATTAACTaggattttaacatttcttttaactgtggtattatttttattcagacTGTTAGTCCTCTGATTACCCAGCTGCATACGTTTTGAGTGATCTGTCCctaattctattttttcccatAAGCTATGTTATGTAGGTTTCTGCAGAATCTGCTTTTTCTGGAACACATGTGTCATCTTATAGGAGAGACAACTGTATCCttcctaaaatgttttataaCCAAACAGAGTCAGACTAAAGAGGTTCCAAACATAGGTGATTagaatcaaaaataattttggccGGTTGACCTACATGACAGGGACACCAAGGGCTTGTCAACTGCAAAGGTCTGCTCAAATAGGCTGATCTTATAGCCTCAGATTTGGaccaaaaaagtaataaaagcaacaaagaattcCTTAACAACAAGAACGATCTAATAGTGGGTTGTCTCCTGTCGCTGGAGATACTCAAACAAAGCTAGATCAGCTAGAGCTGAGGGAAGGATTTCTAGCACTGGAGAGAAGGGTGGACCAGATAACCTCCACATCTATCTAACTCAGAACTTGAGAGATTTATGTGTTTGCACCAGCCCTTGGGCTCTGCACAGTCTTTCACAAGGCAGATACTATGAGGCTTTCATGGATCAGCCGGGTTCAGGAGGACCTCACCTGCCTACAGAGTGCTGCACGGAGAAAACACCAGATGGGGAGCCCGGGGAGCCACCTGTCTCAGTGCTGACACTAACCTGTGGTGGGATTTTGGGGAAATCATTGCCTTCCTGCTTCTATGTCTCCACGGGAGAACCTAACCTATCTACCAAAGAGGATGGTTGTGAACATTAAGTTGATAAAATCGTAAAAGCAgtgtttaaattataaaatgctataTTTACGTAGGGCATTTTTTAATAACCTATTTTAGGGGGTCAGAACCTAATAGTGGATTAAAAAAGTAACAGTAGAAAAAATTTCTGAGTGTCAAAATATCCACTATAGAGTAGGTGCTACAGCAATTctgaactatttatttatttatttattttttaattttttttttcaacgtttatttatttttgggacagagagagacagagcacgaacgggggaggagcagagagagagggagacacagaatcggaaacaggctccaggctctgagccatcagcccagagcctgacgcggggctcgaactcacggaccgcgagatcgtgacctggctgaagtcggacgcttaactgactgtgccacccaggtgccccaattctgaactatttgaaaataagcctggtttattttttatattaaaaattacgGACACACGGGAGCTTATCCTCAGAAATTTTAAGAGGTTTTGCTTTAAAGCTTAAAATTACATTAGGTTCTAGTTCCTGGCGTAGGGAACGTTCTCAaggatgtttttaatattattatatacgTTTgcgaattcttttttaattttttttttttcaacgtttatttatttttgggacagagagagacagagcatgaacgggggaggggcagagagagagggagacacagaattggaaacaggctccaggctctgagccatcagcccagagcctgacgcggggctcgaactcacggaccgcgagatcgtgacctggctgaagtcggacgctcaaccgactgcgccacccaggcgcccccgtttgcgaattcttaaaatgtaaatttttaaaccTCAGAAACGGATGAGAGGACCAAGGAAGTGAGagcaaacagagaagaaaatgggacAAAAGAGGACAACACAGTCCAGGAATATGACACTGCAGTGCACTGGAGACTCGATATTGCTAAaacaatatttcattataatcAAAGAGTTTTAGAAGCAGAGCGTGGAAGCCTGTAAGTAAGAAAACAGTGGCAGAAATTAATTCAACACAATTCTGACCTCAGTCACAAACTCGAATTCTGGAGAAAAGCAGTTCCTTGAACTTAAGGAACTTGGGACAGGAGTCACTTTTCCTGAAtgcagtcagagaaagaacaagtttTCCCTATTAAACAGGTTGCATGAGTTCAGTGCAATTAGCACAACACATTGGATAAGGTCTGGCAATTATCAGTCTGTTTTAATAAAGATGAGACCTGGGGAGTCTTTCAACTGGACaatcagaaattaaatttaagagTTTTATCGACGATGGTATGCCTCAACATATTTTACGAAACTCTCTAATCTGATAAACCTAACCATTTCCGTAACAGATGGGTGgtaacaaataaaaaagcaagcaagcacatAATTTAGACAAACTCATCTAGCAGCTTAGCAGTAGAGCTGAACGTTTAAGTCTCAAGTCCTATGTTAACCCCCTCCTCTTACCAATGATTAAGCCCACCCACTTCACTTGTGATCAGAATAGTGGGGACTAGATGGCTGAGAACAGAAAGCGTGGCTTCTTCGTACCTAGAGAAGCAATTGCGAACATTCTATAGAAATCCCACTCCTTGGCATATCTGATGAAGTCGTCGGGATCAGTGTTCTGGTTTGAATCTTGAAGCTGCCACCATCTCAGGTATGCTTcgcaaagcaaacaaaatatgcAGAGTTTCCCGTGCATCTGGTAGTCAAAAAGACAATGCCATTTACTGGGTAGAGAAACACCTAATTACACGTAATATCGAGTAGGCACAGACGTAGCTAAGTACTTGTGGTTTTGAAGAACCTCCCATCCCACAGCTTTTCAAATTCAGGACTGCCCGGTTAAGTGTGTAATTGTGTTGCCTGTAAACCCAATGGCTCTTCATCAGCAATGACCATCAGAATCACACGGGGAGATTTTTCAGATTGCAAATGTCGAGGCCCCAGTCCTGACTCAGAATCTTGGGAAGTAAATCCTACACATGCGATTTTGAAACAGTCCTGGGGGCAAGGCGGGATTCTGATGTATGCCCTTCGCTACGAAATACCGCTCTAAAGAGTAGACCACCCTTCACACTCTATTTTCAGCATCTGTCCTATACACAGAATCAAGCACAGAATTCACGCGACTCGTGGATAGGCAGAAGCAGCAATGAGAACACATTTTAACCTGAAGATTCCATCATACCACATAGGAAACTACTAGTctgaacataaatttttatttttttttaagttttaagttttttttaaatgtttactttcatttattttattttttaatttattgtttaatttacatccaagttagttcccatatagtgcaacaactgatttcaggagtagattccttaatgccccttacccatttagaccttcccccctcccagaacccctccagcaagcctctgtttgttctctgtatttaagagtctttatgttttgtccccttccctgtttttatattacttttgcttctctttccttatgttcacctgttttgtctctaaaattcctcatgtgagtgaaatcatatgatatttgtctttttctgactaattttgcttagcatcataccctccagttccatccacgtagttgcaaatggcaagatttcattctttttgattgccgagtaatactccattgtatatatgtaccacatcttctttatccattcctccatcgatggacatttgggctctttccattcttgggctactgttgatagtgcttctataaacactggggtgtgtgtgccctttcgaaacagcacacctgtatcccttgggtaagtacctagtcgtgcaattgctgggtcatagggtatttctagttttaatttttcgaggaacctccatactgttttccagaatggctgcaccagtttgcattcccatcagcagtacaaaagagatcctctttctccccgtCCTCACCCACATCTGTTctgaacataaatttttaaaaaatggccctATGCTGGATGAGTGTCAATTAATATATGGAAAAAACAGTAATCAAAAGGTAGAAATTTTTAAAGCTGCAAGTTCTAAAGAGGCTGaaattttggcaaaaataaaaattatcaggTAACAAGAATCGGCTTTTTACAACATGtttctcctggggtgcctgggtggctcagtcggtgaagcgtccaactcttggtttcagctcaggtcatgatctcacggtttgtgagtctgagccttgcCTCAGgtttctgtgttgacagtgtggagcctgcttgggattctctgtccctctctctctctcgctgcccctcactctctcaaaataaataaactttaaaaaataaaataaaacccattaCCCATTGGACTTTCTATATCAATataaagtggggaaaagaaagtgTGTGCAAATGCAATGCAGTCCCAGGATAGGTATCAGTGTGGGCTTCTGAGGTTCTTCTAGTTGGCACAGTGGTTCTCCTGGGTGCACTTCAGAATTACCTGGGGGTTTTAAGAAATACTGATGCCTGAACTCATCCCCAAAGATTCTGATGTAACTGATTCTGGGCGAGGCCTCGGCTTGGAAGGATGAACTGCtatccactctctctctcccaggtgATTCCACTGTGTACCAAAGTTTAGGAATCAATGCTCTAGCAATTTAAAAAACTGccctggttatttttattttattttattttgtttttattttttattttttttttcaatatatgaaatttattgtcacattggtttctgCCCTGGTTATTTaacgtgggggaggggaaggaattcCCTCAACAGgatataaaatgtaatacattGTATTAAAAGATTTCTCTTTTAGTGGTCGCTTACTTCCTCTAGCTATATTCCTCTCCTTACctggatatatttaattttattctggtAGAAATAAGTGGTATCTGTTTCAAAAGGAAACCCACTAAAAGGCAATACAGATTATAGTTTTTCAACTTCCTCCCAGTGAGCGTATTCTTAAATATTCACTAAACATTGTGTGCCTTGTTTATCAATGCCTGCTATTTCTAGTAACTTCCAGACACTGTGGAGATAAAAGACCCATGCTTAatagactttctttttaaaataatgttctttaATTCCGttcaaattattctttaaaaatgcaagagCATTATcaagtaaaattagaaaataaaaaaaattagcacaACTTACGTTTATTTTAGTATTGAAAAGAATATGTCTGTAGGCCTGGGCTTTGCATAAAATAGCATTAATCAAGATGATAACAGGATCATACTCGATATATTTGTCTACAGGTTTCTGGCAGGATTTCTGAAATAATGCAAGATAATATTAGAACAAGCAAACTCATACACTCTGAAATCTTAAAGGATTCTGAACTAGCAGAGTCTATTTTGGACTTGTATAGCAATAAGGACATGtcagcatttatttaaattcacttCTCTTCAGATACAAAATGTTCACATAAGCTCTGGTTTCAGAAATGACTAAATGTAATCTTCTAGGCTAgaaatattaatctttttttaaaaatattttcttaatgtttgtacttatttttgagacagagagagacagagcatgagcaggggaggggcagacagagagggagacacagaatccgaagcaggctggaacgtggggctggaactcactgtggggctggaactcactgtgagatcatgacctgagctcaagtcggatgcctaactgactgagccacccaggcacctcagaaatattaatattttaatctcGTATGTaaggaagctaaaaaaaaattgatttttttagaaaatattttcttagtgtttatttatttctgagagattgagagagagcacgagcgaatgagcaggtgaggggcagagagagagggagacacagaatctgaagcaggctccaggctctgagctgtcagcaccaagcccgacgtggggctcgacttCATGAaatagcgagatcatgacctgagctaaaatcggacacttaaccaactgagccacccaggtgccccaaaaatatttgatttaaagACTGGATTAGGCAGAAAAGTATCCCAGAAAATGCTTTCACTTTGTAGGActtgttataaaataaagaaatacatttataatgtacTTCCATTGATAAACTGTTGCCTATTGGCTAGATGGCCACCAACTCTGCGGTTCTTGAAACATGACTTGGAGAAAGGGGTTCAGAAAAGTAACCCTGCACGCAGAGCTTCTGAGAGCTAAAAGCAAGTAAAGAATGTGGCAGATACTGAGaagttctttttcccccctccaatTAACATTGAGAATATGGGAGGAAAGTGCTCTTTCTCTGATGAACAATGGTGAAGACGCTGGAAAATGCTGAGCTATACATAAGCAAATGGGGTGCAGCTTGGTTCCAGGTTACCGGAAGCAAGACACCTGGGCTCTCAGTAATTCCTACTACATTAACTTTTTTGGACACAGATGATTACAATGTTATCAAAGTCCAACACCGGCAGAACACATAACACCGGTGTACAAGAACGAGCTCAtcagaggggtgcttgggtggctcagtctgttaagcgacaggtcatgatttcacgatccgtgagtttgagccctacatggggctctctgctgtcagcagagcccgctttggatcttctgtcccccctctctctgccccttccgcatgtatgctctctctctcaaaaataaataaacattaaaaaatttttttaataaaaaatatttaaaaaaagagaacaagctCATTAGAAATGTGACATTTCAAAGAGTTTTAGTTACAAAGTTGAGTTAAGGCAACTGTTCTAATGGCTACCAttcaaacataaaacattttgaaattctgagaagataaaaatggaagtGATGGATATGCAAACATACTGGGATGGCCTTTTAATTACATCAAAGTGCTAGGGAAAAAAACGAAGGGCGTTCAAGGGCGTTGAAAGATATCAACCCCGCATtccaaaggtaaagaaaaaccaCTTCCGACTGAAAGAGTTACTCCACTTCATTGGGGTCATTTACAAGAAACgcgtatgtttttttttttttttaatttttaaaaaaaaaaattttttttttttccaacgtttatttatttttgggacagagagagacagagcatgaacgggggaggggcagagagagagggagacagaatcggaaacaggctccaggctctgagccatcagcccagagcccgacgcggggctcgaactcacggaccgcgagatcgtgacctggctgaagtcggacgctcaaccgactgcgccacccaggcgccccaaaacgcATATGTTTTTAAGTCATCAAGTGAACCAATGAAGAGAGACGTGCTATTACCTCATTTAAATACACCTAATCACACCGAGGCATAAG from Leopardus geoffroyi isolate Oge1 chromosome D2, O.geoffroyi_Oge1_pat1.0, whole genome shotgun sequence carries:
- the ARV1 gene encoding protein ARV1 isoform X1 codes for the protein MGTGGRYGLRPGKGNAEGVVAGKGNTDGVAATPTPTAASASCQYRCIECNQEAKELYRDYNHGVLKITICKSCQKPVDKYIEYDPVIILINAILCKAQAYRHILFNTKINMHGKLCIFCLLCEAYLRWWQLQDSNQNTDPDDFIRYAKEWDFYRMFAIASLEQAAFFTGIFTFLWVERPTTAKKKPDFILLLKALLLSSYGKLLLIPAVIWEHDYTSLCLRLIKVFVLTSNFQAIRVTLNISRKLSFLAIFSGLLVESTTVYFFQRMEWDMGSDCTIYKSQDF
- the ARV1 gene encoding protein ARV1 isoform X2; the protein is MGTGGRYGLRPGKGNAEGVVAGKGNTDGVAATPTPTAASASCQYRCIECNQEAKELYRDYNHGVLKITICKSCQKPVDKYIEYDPVIILINAILCKAQAYRHILFNTKINMHGKLCIFCLLCEAYLRWWQLQDSNQNTDPDDFIRYAKEWDFYRMFAIASLEQAAFFTGIFTFLWVERPTTAKKKPDFILLLKALLLSSYGKLLLIPAVIWEHDYTSLCLRLIKVFVLTSNFQAIRERDRA